Proteins encoded in a region of the Planococcus shixiaomingii genome:
- a CDS encoding CobW family GTP-binding protein, with the protein MIDVYLFSGFLGSGKTTLLKHMIQQVKDQGLKPAVFMNELGQMNFDSDAVEGGVPLKELLDGCICCSGSEKSEAQIQTLLAEETFDVLLIETTGAAHPVEALDAIFSPLFAERLNFKGIITVADSKRWLSRDELSPQIRSLFLEQIRHADLILANKTDLLTESEQAKTIYEIQSLNPTAQIIQTIHSKVPFKQLEKTIAKKSGDVVKTPVAKLNLDTRVLRFEKEIKRERFEEWLRALPETVYRIKGYVPLEGDKYPHAFQFAYGMVQWLPEYMKMQPQIVVIGEGLEGVELP; encoded by the coding sequence ATGATTGATGTTTATTTGTTCAGCGGCTTTTTAGGAAGCGGCAAAACGACGCTATTAAAACATATGATCCAGCAAGTGAAAGACCAAGGATTAAAACCAGCCGTCTTTATGAACGAACTGGGCCAGATGAACTTTGATTCGGACGCAGTAGAAGGAGGCGTGCCGTTAAAAGAGCTTCTTGACGGCTGCATCTGCTGTTCGGGATCTGAAAAGTCGGAAGCTCAAATCCAGACCTTGCTGGCGGAAGAAACGTTCGATGTTCTATTAATTGAAACTACGGGCGCCGCCCACCCAGTTGAAGCGCTTGACGCTATATTTTCGCCGCTTTTTGCAGAACGCTTAAACTTTAAAGGTATCATCACGGTTGCAGACAGCAAACGCTGGCTCAGCCGAGACGAACTGTCTCCGCAAATCCGTTCGTTGTTCCTGGAACAAATCCGCCACGCGGACTTGATTTTGGCCAATAAAACCGATTTACTGACGGAGAGCGAACAAGCAAAAACCATTTATGAAATTCAGTCGTTAAATCCAACGGCTCAAATTATTCAGACGATCCATTCGAAAGTACCGTTCAAGCAGCTGGAAAAAACTATAGCCAAAAAATCCGGCGATGTGGTAAAAACACCAGTGGCGAAACTGAACTTGGATACCCGCGTCTTGCGTTTTGAAAAAGAAATCAAAAGAGAGCGCTTTGAGGAGTGGCTTCGCGCATTGCCAGAAACCGTTTACCGCATCAAAGGCTATGTGCCGCTGGAAGGGGACAAATACCCGCATGCTTTCCAATTTGCCTATGGCATGGTGCAATGGCTTCCGGAATACATGAAGATGCAGCCTCAAATAGTGGTGATTGGAGAGGGCTTGGAAGGAGTGGAGCTGCCATGA
- a CDS encoding S41 family peptidase has product MDEKRPDENQGQIPPVEETPSHFIRMKTFSFIMLVFTVILLTAGVTVFALTFGDEKAVVVNSPERSEFDKLYSAYDQIENEYYEDVESETLVNGAINGMIEALGDPYSDYMNEKEAAQFIEGISSSFEGIGAEIQERNGYVGIVSPIKNSPAEKAGILPNDLIIEVDGKSIQGFSSSEAVMLIRGEKGTKVTLTIRRGENSQPIEIEIVRDEIPIETVYAEMNDDKVAHIQITSFSEKTYDELIAAIEDMEKQGMKAMVLDVRQNPGGLLKSALDISNLFIEEGKTLFEVQAKGQEPEVYKATGGEKVEVPVTLLIDGGSASASEILAGAVSESGNVQLVGEKTFGKGTVQTANDMKDGSNLKFTTAKWLTPDGNWIHEKGIEPDIKVDYPEYASLPALDPSIELKDGTISDQVQAAEKMLKALGYEVGKVDGVFEEQMEEAVKSFQEDEKLKVNGVLTGDSTYAVMTALREKIEKDDPMLHEAEKFILKEAE; this is encoded by the coding sequence ATGGACGAAAAGCGTCCTGATGAAAATCAGGGACAAATACCACCAGTAGAAGAAACTCCTTCTCATTTTATCCGGATGAAAACTTTCTCATTTATCATGCTTGTTTTCACCGTGATTTTACTGACAGCAGGAGTGACGGTTTTTGCGTTAACATTTGGCGATGAAAAAGCAGTTGTAGTCAATTCACCTGAACGCAGCGAATTTGATAAGCTTTATTCCGCATACGATCAGATTGAAAACGAATACTATGAGGACGTCGAAAGCGAAACATTGGTCAATGGCGCTATCAACGGCATGATTGAAGCTCTTGGTGATCCTTATTCGGATTATATGAACGAAAAAGAAGCAGCCCAGTTTATAGAAGGCATTTCTTCGAGTTTTGAAGGAATCGGAGCGGAGATTCAAGAGCGAAACGGTTATGTGGGCATTGTTTCTCCAATCAAAAATTCTCCAGCTGAAAAAGCGGGGATTTTACCGAATGATTTGATCATTGAAGTGGATGGGAAAAGCATACAAGGATTCAGTTCTTCTGAAGCGGTCATGCTGATCCGCGGGGAAAAAGGAACAAAAGTGACGTTGACTATTCGACGCGGGGAGAATTCCCAGCCGATTGAAATAGAAATCGTTCGCGACGAAATTCCGATTGAAACAGTTTACGCAGAAATGAACGACGATAAAGTCGCGCATATCCAAATTACCAGCTTTTCTGAAAAGACATACGATGAGCTGATAGCTGCAATTGAGGATATGGAAAAACAAGGCATGAAAGCGATGGTCCTGGACGTTCGCCAAAATCCGGGCGGATTATTGAAATCTGCTCTTGATATTTCCAACCTATTTATAGAAGAAGGAAAGACCTTGTTCGAAGTCCAAGCTAAAGGCCAAGAGCCGGAAGTTTACAAAGCGACAGGCGGAGAGAAAGTCGAAGTTCCGGTCACGCTGTTGATTGACGGCGGCAGCGCTTCAGCATCCGAGATTTTGGCAGGTGCAGTAAGTGAATCCGGTAATGTTCAACTTGTCGGAGAAAAAACTTTCGGAAAAGGGACTGTCCAAACAGCAAACGACATGAAGGATGGCTCGAATCTGAAGTTTACGACAGCTAAGTGGCTCACTCCTGATGGCAACTGGATCCATGAAAAAGGCATAGAGCCTGATATCAAAGTGGATTATCCGGAATATGCTTCGTTGCCTGCTCTAGATCCTAGCATTGAACTAAAAGACGGCACAATTTCCGATCAAGTGCAAGCGGCTGAAAAAATGCTGAAAGCACTCGGCTATGAAGTAGGTAAAGTGGACGGCGTTTTTGAAGAGCAAATGGAAGAAGCCGTGAAAAGTTTCCAAGAAGACGAGAAGCTGAAAGTGAATGGCGTTTTAACCGGCGACAGCACATATGCAGTCATGACAGCTCTTCGTGAAAAAATTGAAAAAGATGACCCGATGCTGCATGAAGCAGAAAAGTTCATCTTGAAAGAAGCGGAATAA